Proteins found in one Alicyclobacillus cycloheptanicus genomic segment:
- a CDS encoding amino acid deaminase/aldolase — MRQPNYEYYKRIFASLPKPLAYVDVDLLQENIAAIAPRSLGKRIRIASKSVRCRAVLRRILDAGPPCQGIMSYTAAEAIFLADHGFDDILLGYPIWNAGRIADILRRVGEGKTITCMVDSLDHLRQIERVAKDVGVRALVCIDVDMSTEFPGLHFGVRRSPLSTAADVEPLLLHVAASNSLQLDGIMGYEAQVAGVGDHVPGQAVKNRVVHFLKTRSIPQIAERRAAVVELIRKMKLPLRFVNGGGTGSLHTTSQEEVVTEITVGSGFFSPGLFDNYRSFRYLPAAGFVLEIVRQPRPDIFTCAGGGYTASGSPGWDKVPKPYLPVGLSLLPNEAAGEVQTPFRYRGETRLALGDPILMRHAKAGELCERFAVLHAISDGRIVDVWPTYRGDGQCFL; from the coding sequence GTGCGCCAACCAAATTACGAATATTATAAACGCATTTTTGCGTCCTTGCCAAAGCCGCTCGCGTATGTGGATGTTGACTTGCTCCAGGAGAACATCGCCGCCATTGCACCGCGCAGCCTTGGCAAGCGCATTCGCATCGCCAGCAAATCGGTGCGCTGCAGGGCCGTGCTGCGGCGCATTCTGGACGCGGGCCCGCCCTGCCAGGGCATCATGTCGTACACCGCCGCGGAGGCCATCTTCCTGGCAGACCATGGCTTTGACGACATCCTCCTCGGCTACCCCATCTGGAACGCGGGACGCATAGCAGACATCCTGCGCCGCGTCGGTGAGGGCAAGACCATCACCTGTATGGTGGACAGCCTCGACCACCTTCGCCAGATTGAACGAGTGGCCAAGGACGTCGGCGTGCGCGCCCTCGTGTGCATCGACGTCGACATGTCCACCGAGTTCCCCGGCCTGCACTTTGGCGTCCGCCGCTCCCCGCTGTCCACGGCTGCTGACGTAGAACCCCTGCTGCTGCACGTCGCAGCGTCCAACTCCCTGCAGCTCGACGGCATCATGGGCTACGAAGCCCAGGTCGCGGGTGTCGGCGACCATGTGCCGGGGCAGGCCGTCAAAAACCGCGTGGTCCACTTTTTAAAAACTCGGTCCATTCCGCAGATCGCCGAACGCCGCGCGGCGGTGGTGGAGCTGATTCGAAAAATGAAGCTGCCGCTGCGGTTCGTCAACGGCGGCGGCACTGGCAGCTTGCACACGACATCGCAGGAGGAGGTCGTGACCGAAATCACGGTCGGATCCGGCTTCTTTTCACCCGGCCTGTTCGACAACTACCGCAGCTTTCGCTACCTGCCCGCCGCGGGGTTCGTGCTGGAAATCGTGCGCCAGCCGCGCCCGGACATCTTCACCTGCGCGGGCGGCGGATACACCGCATCCGGTTCACCCGGCTGGGACAAGGTGCCAAAACCTTACCTGCCTGTCGGACTGTCGCTGCTGCCGAACGAAGCCGCGGGCGAGGTGCAGACGCCGTTTCGCTACCGGGGGGAGACCCGGCTTGCCCTGGGCGATCCGATCCTGATGCGCCACGCCAAGGCGGGCGAGCTGTGCGAGCGGTTTGCGGTGCTGCACGCCATTTCAGACGGCCGCATCGTCGATGTGTGGCCGACCTACCGGGGGGATGGACAGTGCTTCCTGTGA
- a CDS encoding aldehyde dehydrogenase family protein — protein MTATHLPVMNPATLQPLGDVPVCPEADVATIYQQARAAFATWRATQIAERLSYFARLRTYVVDHLDELAREVAEETGKPATEVLTTDILPVLEAIRHIEKHAARDLAPQKAPTPILFIGKSSYVEYKPRGVVLVIAPWNFPLQLTLVPMLSALVGGNTVVLKPSEVTPRTGQIVERLFRSTGWPQGVVQVAHGGKDLGAALVEGRPDYIFFTGSVRTGRIIQAAAAKHLIPTTLELGGKDPMIVFADAPVDRAVQAAVWGGLLNAGQVCTSVERIYVERPIYEVFVQKLVAAVRTLRQGTGSDADIGAMTFRHQVDIVRDHVADALARGAQLHTGKPPEQWDLSRGQFIEPMVLTGVTQDMRIMREETFGPVLPVLPFDTEEEAVRLANDSAYGLSSSVWTADLSRGRRVASQLITGNSHVNDVIVSIVNHDLPFGGEGASGIGRYHSTAGLRTFCVQTSVMVDKGRRTREVNWFPYQGKYELFRTLIRSYYGPSRRWGSFLRAYLRLLKK, from the coding sequence GTGACGGCCACCCATTTGCCCGTGATGAACCCCGCCACCCTGCAGCCGTTGGGAGACGTGCCCGTCTGCCCGGAGGCGGATGTAGCGACGATTTACCAACAAGCCCGTGCGGCCTTTGCCACCTGGCGCGCCACGCAAATTGCCGAGCGGCTGTCGTACTTTGCGCGCCTGCGCACCTATGTGGTGGACCACCTCGACGAACTTGCCCGCGAGGTTGCCGAGGAGACCGGCAAACCTGCCACAGAAGTCCTGACGACGGACATCCTGCCGGTGCTGGAGGCCATCCGCCATATCGAAAAGCACGCTGCGCGGGACCTGGCGCCGCAAAAAGCGCCGACACCCATTCTGTTTATCGGCAAATCTTCCTATGTAGAATACAAACCGCGCGGGGTCGTCCTGGTCATCGCGCCGTGGAACTTTCCGCTGCAGCTCACGCTCGTCCCGATGCTCAGTGCCCTCGTCGGCGGCAACACGGTGGTTTTGAAACCTTCGGAAGTGACGCCGCGCACCGGGCAAATCGTGGAGCGGCTGTTCCGCTCTACCGGCTGGCCGCAGGGGGTCGTGCAGGTTGCCCACGGCGGGAAAGATCTCGGCGCTGCTCTCGTGGAAGGCAGGCCGGACTACATCTTCTTCACCGGATCGGTCCGGACCGGCCGCATCATCCAGGCCGCCGCCGCAAAGCACCTGATTCCGACGACGTTGGAGCTCGGCGGGAAGGACCCCATGATTGTCTTCGCCGATGCGCCTGTCGATCGCGCCGTCCAAGCCGCGGTGTGGGGCGGGCTGCTCAACGCCGGGCAAGTTTGCACGTCCGTCGAACGCATCTACGTGGAGCGGCCGATTTACGAGGTGTTTGTCCAGAAACTCGTGGCGGCAGTTCGCACGCTGCGGCAGGGGACCGGCAGCGACGCCGACATCGGGGCCATGACCTTCCGCCATCAGGTGGATATCGTGCGCGATCACGTTGCAGACGCCCTCGCCCGCGGCGCCCAGCTCCACACGGGGAAGCCGCCGGAGCAGTGGGACTTGTCGCGCGGGCAGTTTATCGAGCCCATGGTCCTGACCGGCGTCACACAGGACATGCGCATCATGCGAGAGGAGACCTTTGGCCCCGTGCTGCCCGTTCTCCCATTTGACACCGAGGAGGAGGCGGTTCGTCTCGCCAACGACTCGGCGTATGGGCTGTCCTCCAGCGTCTGGACCGCCGATCTCAGCCGCGGGCGGCGCGTCGCTTCGCAGTTGATCACAGGGAATTCGCACGTGAACGACGTCATTGTGAGCATCGTCAACCATGACTTGCCGTTTGGCGGGGAAGGCGCCAGCGGTATCGGACGCTACCACAGCACCGCCGGATTGCGGACGTTCTGCGTGCAGACCTCCGTCATGGTCGATAAAGGCCGGCGAACGCGGGAGGTCAACTGGTTCCCCTACCAGGGCAAGTATGAACTGTTCCGCACGCTGATTCGCAGCTACTACGGCCCATCGCGCCGATGGGGGTCGTTTCTGCGGGCCTACTTGAGGCTGCTGAAGAAGTGA
- a CDS encoding DUF4912 domain-containing protein: protein MHTNRLPGDVQTDTLTDTPSGASHLGASAHAPARHPWPDAANGPHDANSSNPANSSNPANSSNPANSSNPANSSNPAHLPAPAALSNRADLPHPADDESWQRRRGEDVLVAMTVNPHTAHVYWDLDWLKQRLLADYLARPWHDVRKVLRVCDVTWITFDGENAHAARDIVLNADADNWYVTDLAAGRDYVFLYGVATHDGDFLALLRSNTVRTPRAHATTGQQRYTGPKVCFQALPARQTPTLTSGLTPALTDGPSTAHNGAHSPAPQSARWQGLFTGYTLHAPAGLLNDHSNPSRTDPLEEEQTACP, encoded by the coding sequence TTGCACACAAACCGCCTTCCTGGAGACGTCCAAACCGACACCCTGACAGACACCCCATCCGGGGCCAGCCACCTGGGTGCCTCTGCGCATGCGCCCGCCCGGCACCCATGGCCGGATGCGGCGAACGGGCCCCATGACGCCAACTCATCCAATCCCGCCAACTCATCCAATCCCGCCAACTCATCCAATCCCGCCAACTCATCCAATCCCGCCAACTCGTCCAATCCCGCCCACCTGCCCGCTCCCGCCGCCTTGTCCAATCGCGCCGACCTGCCCCACCCCGCCGACGACGAATCCTGGCAGCGCCGCCGCGGCGAAGACGTTCTGGTCGCGATGACGGTCAATCCGCACACCGCGCACGTATACTGGGATCTCGACTGGCTCAAGCAACGCCTCCTCGCCGACTACCTGGCACGCCCGTGGCACGACGTTCGCAAGGTCCTGCGCGTCTGTGATGTGACGTGGATCACGTTCGACGGCGAAAACGCCCACGCCGCCCGCGACATTGTGCTGAACGCCGATGCGGACAACTGGTACGTCACGGACCTCGCGGCCGGGCGCGACTACGTGTTTCTCTACGGCGTGGCGACGCACGATGGAGACTTTCTCGCGTTGCTTCGCTCGAACACCGTGCGGACTCCCCGCGCCCACGCGACAACCGGACAACAACGGTACACCGGACCCAAGGTCTGCTTTCAGGCGCTCCCCGCCAGACAGACGCCGACACTGACCAGCGGCCTCACACCTGCGCTGACCGACGGCCCGTCGACCGCGCACAACGGCGCCCACTCGCCCGCGCCCCAGAGCGCACGCTGGCAGGGGCTGTTTACCGGCTACACCCTGCATGCGCCTGCCGGCCTGCTGAATGACCATTCCAATCCGTCACGCACCGATCCCCTTGAAGAGGAGCAAACTGCATGCCCGTAG
- a CDS encoding dihydrolipoamide acetyltransferase family protein translates to MAEPVTMPKLAMTQESGTILQWFKTEGETVRVGEPLLEVMTNKVNIEVESYTEGVLLKRLYEAGTEVPVLDVIAYIGEAGEPVPTNEAAPLPSGGENAAVPSASDTSAANARPSSNEPGARDAASDAGQKVRATPAARALARAHGVPLQQIQGSGHLGRIHREDVQAYLEQRIALENASPAQRRSKPRATADAPEAKAARQVTADTDDQTVVPLTGMRRVIGQRMAESAFQAPHVTLCLEVDMRAASELRTQLIPLVEAETGTRLSMNTLILKTVARVLRKHPNVNATWAQENALVQHRSVNLGMAVSVPGGLLVPVIPGADRLGLGELAAKASELADRARAQKLSPDDLQGGTFTVSNLGMFGIEEFTPIINQPQVAILGVGSMIEKPTVHNGQVVIGPQMKLSLSFDHRALDGAEAAMFLRDVKQSLESPMSLLL, encoded by the coding sequence ATGGCGGAGCCAGTGACCATGCCAAAGCTTGCAATGACCCAGGAATCGGGGACGATTTTGCAGTGGTTCAAGACGGAAGGCGAGACAGTCCGGGTCGGTGAACCGTTGTTGGAAGTGATGACGAATAAAGTCAATATTGAGGTGGAGTCGTACACCGAAGGCGTGCTGCTCAAACGACTGTACGAAGCGGGTACAGAGGTGCCGGTGCTGGACGTGATCGCCTACATCGGTGAAGCGGGCGAGCCCGTGCCGACGAACGAGGCGGCGCCTTTGCCGTCGGGCGGCGAGAACGCTGCAGTTCCATCCGCATCCGACACCAGCGCCGCGAACGCCCGTCCATCCTCGAACGAGCCGGGAGCACGCGATGCTGCAAGCGACGCCGGACAGAAAGTCCGCGCCACGCCCGCCGCCCGTGCGCTCGCGCGCGCCCATGGCGTCCCTTTGCAGCAAATCCAAGGTTCGGGCCACCTCGGCCGCATCCACCGGGAAGATGTTCAGGCGTACCTGGAGCAGCGAATCGCCCTCGAGAATGCGTCCCCGGCACAGCGGCGAAGCAAGCCTCGCGCGACGGCCGACGCACCTGAAGCCAAGGCAGCCAGGCAAGTGACGGCCGACACAGACGACCAGACCGTCGTTCCGCTCACAGGGATGCGGCGCGTCATCGGGCAGCGCATGGCCGAGAGCGCCTTTCAAGCGCCGCACGTCACCCTCTGTCTGGAAGTCGACATGCGAGCTGCTTCCGAATTACGCACCCAGTTGATCCCGCTCGTCGAGGCCGAAACCGGCACTCGGTTGTCCATGAACACCTTGATTTTGAAGACGGTCGCCCGTGTCCTTCGAAAGCACCCAAACGTAAACGCGACCTGGGCGCAAGAGAATGCACTGGTGCAGCATCGAAGCGTCAACCTGGGGATGGCCGTGTCGGTCCCAGGCGGACTGCTGGTTCCCGTCATCCCCGGCGCCGACCGGCTCGGGCTCGGCGAATTGGCTGCCAAAGCCAGCGAACTCGCGGACCGAGCGAGGGCACAGAAGTTGTCGCCCGACGACCTGCAAGGCGGAACCTTTACCGTCAGCAACCTCGGCATGTTTGGCATCGAAGAATTCACACCGATCATCAATCAGCCCCAGGTCGCGATTCTGGGGGTAGGAAGTATGATTGAGAAACCCACGGTCCATAATGGTCAAGTCGTGATCGGACCACAAATGAAACTGAGTTTGTCGTTCGATCACCGGGCACTGGACGGCGCAGAGGCGGCCATGTTCCTGCGCGATGTGAAGCAGTCTCTTGAATCTCCCATGTCACTGCTGCTATAA
- a CDS encoding HPr family phosphocarrier protein: protein MVERAVTVALQSGLHARPAATFVQLSNRYQSEISLVKGEKTVNAKSILGILSLACTKGSQVKVVADGVDEQEALHALTVFLETEELPG, encoded by the coding sequence ATGGTGGAACGCGCTGTCACCGTGGCGCTGCAGTCTGGATTGCATGCGCGTCCGGCTGCGACATTTGTGCAACTGTCAAATCGTTATCAATCAGAGATTTCGCTGGTTAAGGGAGAGAAGACGGTCAACGCCAAAAGCATCCTGGGGATTCTGTCGCTCGCCTGTACCAAGGGCAGCCAGGTGAAGGTGGTTGCTGACGGGGTGGATGAACAGGAGGCCCTGCACGCGCTGACCGTGTTTTTGGAGACCGAAGAATTGCCTGGGTGA
- a CDS encoding D-arabinono-1,4-lactone oxidase, whose translation MLPVKAAQQWTNWSGIVACTPAQVVYPTSVEEVVSLVQWCNTTGHRLRVVGSGHSFTPLVQTDDVLVSLDRMSGLVEVDTAARTAVVWAGTKLKRLGELLHRHGLAQENLGDINVQSIAGAISTGTHGTGTAFGTLATQVIGLKVVLGNGTVMDCSEEEHPELFKAMQVSFGALGVIVQVKLRLVPSFRLKYVTGRMKLDDCLRSLDTLCQQNRHFEFYCFPYSDTVQVKFMNETHEPVTQRGWKDYWNKIVMENRLFWVLSEACRLVPALTKPVSRLSAASVPVFEEVAYSHELFATPRLVRFNEMEYNIPAAHMAEVIQEVLACIERERIAVHFPIECRFVRADDIWLSPASGRESGYVAIHMYRGMPHERYFRTVEQIFLRCGGRPHWGKLHYRTAEDFQQMYPMWDEFRRVRLAADPNGVLQNDYLAVLFGGRLDASGDPNAKAAQTAATFERE comes from the coding sequence GTGCTTCCTGTGAAAGCGGCGCAGCAGTGGACGAACTGGTCAGGGATTGTCGCTTGTACCCCCGCCCAAGTGGTGTATCCGACGTCTGTCGAGGAGGTGGTCTCGCTCGTCCAGTGGTGCAACACCACGGGGCACCGGCTGCGCGTCGTCGGGTCGGGCCACTCTTTCACCCCGCTGGTTCAAACCGACGACGTGCTGGTCTCGCTCGACCGCATGTCCGGCCTGGTGGAGGTGGATACCGCGGCACGGACGGCGGTCGTGTGGGCGGGCACGAAGCTGAAACGCCTCGGAGAGCTGCTGCATCGCCACGGCCTCGCGCAGGAGAACCTCGGCGACATCAACGTCCAGTCCATCGCTGGCGCCATCAGCACCGGGACACACGGCACAGGGACTGCCTTTGGCACCCTCGCCACCCAAGTCATCGGCCTGAAGGTGGTGCTCGGGAATGGGACCGTGATGGACTGCTCGGAGGAAGAACACCCGGAATTGTTCAAGGCGATGCAGGTCTCGTTCGGGGCGCTCGGTGTCATTGTGCAGGTCAAACTGCGCCTGGTACCGTCGTTCCGCCTGAAGTATGTCACAGGGCGGATGAAGCTGGACGACTGCCTGCGCAGCCTGGACACGCTTTGTCAGCAGAACCGTCACTTTGAATTCTACTGCTTTCCGTACAGTGACACCGTGCAGGTCAAGTTCATGAACGAAACCCATGAACCAGTGACACAGCGCGGGTGGAAAGACTATTGGAACAAGATTGTCATGGAAAATCGTCTGTTTTGGGTGCTGTCGGAAGCCTGCCGGCTGGTGCCCGCGCTGACGAAACCGGTGAGTCGGTTGTCGGCCGCGAGCGTCCCGGTGTTTGAGGAAGTCGCGTACAGCCACGAATTGTTCGCGACGCCCCGGCTCGTCCGCTTCAACGAGATGGAGTACAACATTCCGGCAGCGCACATGGCCGAGGTGATTCAAGAGGTGCTGGCGTGCATTGAGCGGGAGCGTATCGCCGTGCACTTCCCCATCGAGTGCCGCTTTGTCCGCGCCGACGACATCTGGCTGAGCCCGGCGAGCGGGCGGGAATCGGGGTACGTTGCGATTCACATGTACCGCGGCATGCCGCACGAACGGTACTTCCGCACAGTGGAGCAGATTTTTCTGCGCTGCGGCGGCCGGCCGCACTGGGGCAAACTGCACTACCGAACGGCCGAGGACTTCCAGCAGATGTACCCGATGTGGGACGAATTTCGCCGCGTGCGGCTGGCGGCGGACCCGAACGGCGTGCTGCAAAACGACTATTTGGCGGTGCTGTTTGGAGGGCGTCTGGATGCGAGTGGGGACCCAAACGCAAAGGCAGCGCAAACCGCAGCCACGTTCGAAAGGGAGTGA
- a CDS encoding alpha-ketoacid dehydrogenase subunit beta, whose protein sequence is MRQMTYQEAVREAMSQLMREDERVFLMGEDIGIYGGAFGVSRGMIEEFGPERIRNTPISEAAITGAAVGAALTGMRPIMELQFSDFVTIAMDQLVNQAAKLRYMYGGKASVPMVVRAPGGSGTGAAAQHSQSLEAWLAHVPGLKVVQPATAYDAKGLLRAAVEDNNPVIFYEHKLLYGTKSEVPEEPYTIPIGKGDIKRAGRDVTVVATSIMVHKALHAAEVLEKDGISVEVVDPRTLVPLDTELILNSVKKTSRVVVVYEAVKRGGYGAEIVSTIVESDAFDYLDAPVVRLGGKEIPIPQNPELEKHAVPQVDDIVTAIRKMMRKA, encoded by the coding sequence ATGAGGCAGATGACTTATCAGGAAGCTGTCCGAGAAGCCATGAGTCAGCTGATGCGCGAGGATGAGCGCGTGTTTTTGATGGGCGAAGACATCGGGATCTACGGCGGCGCGTTTGGTGTTTCTCGCGGCATGATTGAAGAATTCGGGCCGGAGCGAATCCGCAACACCCCCATTTCTGAAGCCGCTATTACCGGCGCGGCGGTTGGTGCGGCGTTGACAGGGATGCGGCCCATCATGGAACTGCAGTTCTCCGATTTTGTGACCATCGCGATGGATCAATTGGTCAACCAGGCAGCGAAGCTTCGCTACATGTACGGCGGCAAAGCCTCCGTGCCCATGGTGGTCCGCGCCCCGGGGGGTTCAGGCACCGGCGCCGCGGCACAGCATTCGCAGAGTTTGGAGGCTTGGCTGGCGCACGTCCCCGGGCTCAAGGTGGTGCAGCCTGCCACCGCCTACGACGCCAAGGGGCTGCTTCGGGCGGCTGTGGAAGACAACAACCCCGTGATTTTCTACGAACACAAGCTGCTCTATGGAACGAAATCGGAAGTTCCGGAAGAACCGTATACCATCCCGATTGGCAAAGGGGACATCAAGCGGGCAGGGCGTGACGTGACCGTCGTGGCCACCAGCATCATGGTGCACAAGGCGCTTCACGCCGCAGAGGTGCTGGAGAAAGACGGCATCAGCGTGGAAGTCGTCGACCCGCGTACACTCGTCCCGCTCGACACCGAGCTCATCTTGAACTCCGTGAAAAAGACCAGCCGGGTGGTCGTCGTCTACGAAGCGGTGAAACGCGGCGGATACGGCGCAGAGATTGTCAGCACGATTGTCGAGAGCGACGCGTTCGACTACCTGGATGCGCCCGTCGTGCGGCTGGGCGGTAAAGAGATTCCCATCCCGCAAAATCCAGAACTCGAAAAGCACGCGGTGCCGCAGGTGGACGACATCGTCACCGCGATCCGCAAGATGATGCGAAAAGCCTGA
- a CDS encoding thiamine pyrophosphate-dependent dehydrogenase E1 component subunit alpha — MPDSVSAAADELYYRMWLVRYFDEKVDEMFAKGMIHGTTHLCVGQEATAIGGCAVLRDEDKITSTHRGHGHCIGKGADVNRMMAELMGRATGYCKGKGGSMHIADVERGNLGANGIVGGGIPLAVGAALTSKMMKQNYVVLCYFGDGASNEGSFHEAVNLASIWSLPVVFLCENNQYGMSGSVKEMMHIEHIADRAAAYGIPGVVADGNDLLEVIRVTDEAVARARRGDGPTLIEAKTYRWKGHSKSDGRKYRTREEEAEWKAKDPILRFGSTLLASGACTQDDLDRLQQRARADIEAAVQFALDSPMPDIATLEEDVFA, encoded by the coding sequence ATGCCAGACAGCGTCAGCGCCGCCGCGGATGAACTGTACTACCGCATGTGGCTGGTCCGCTACTTTGATGAAAAAGTAGACGAGATGTTTGCCAAGGGCATGATTCACGGCACCACCCACTTGTGTGTCGGGCAGGAAGCCACCGCCATCGGCGGCTGTGCGGTGCTCCGCGATGAGGATAAAATCACCAGCACGCACCGCGGCCATGGCCACTGCATCGGCAAGGGCGCGGACGTCAACCGCATGATGGCGGAGCTGATGGGGCGAGCCACCGGCTACTGCAAAGGGAAGGGCGGCTCGATGCACATCGCTGACGTCGAACGCGGTAATCTCGGCGCGAACGGCATCGTCGGGGGCGGCATTCCACTCGCAGTGGGTGCAGCGCTCACGTCCAAAATGATGAAACAGAACTACGTCGTTCTTTGTTACTTCGGAGATGGTGCCTCCAACGAAGGCAGCTTCCACGAAGCCGTCAACCTGGCTTCCATCTGGTCGCTTCCCGTCGTTTTCCTGTGCGAAAACAACCAGTACGGCATGTCGGGTTCGGTCAAGGAAATGATGCATATCGAACACATTGCAGACCGGGCGGCCGCCTACGGGATTCCGGGCGTGGTCGCCGATGGAAACGACCTGCTGGAAGTCATCCGCGTGACGGATGAAGCCGTGGCCCGCGCACGCCGCGGCGACGGCCCGACGCTGATAGAGGCCAAAACCTACCGCTGGAAAGGGCACTCAAAGAGTGACGGCCGCAAGTATCGGACGCGGGAAGAGGAGGCCGAGTGGAAGGCCAAAGACCCCATCCTCCGCTTCGGCAGCACCCTGCTGGCGTCAGGCGCCTGTACGCAGGACGACCTCGACCGACTGCAGCAGCGGGCCCGCGCAGACATTGAGGCGGCGGTTCAATTCGCGTTGGACAGCCCCATGCCTGACATCGCGACCCTGGAAGAAGATGTATTCGCGTAA
- a CDS encoding MFS transporter gives MRQGDGSADGVSAGEAGGVRRGEAGGTVQPDRGAQEKSRWSLIFGFALVTAATQVLWVTFTPMTTQTAQWYHVSAGAVGWLSEVFPLLYVVLALPFGVLTDRWFRGSLAVGATLTLAGALVRILPSFTWALVGQIVVSVGQPLVINAINKTAARYVAPNQRPTAIAVGSASMFLGIFIAMLSGPLLLPLGMPVVLWSQGLFAVVGGVWLLWALRTRPTYGEPVQNEVETPNGEPARERAGIRQVFADASIRTLCLLLFVGFGWFIAVTTWLQVLVAGHGVGDVQVGIALAIMTAAGIAGAGALPAWAIRTGRSRLVVQFSLAFAVASLLAIWVGRPFWLMTLLLAAAGFLLLADLPIVLSTVEIHCPPNQVGTASGLLLLFGNLGGIVLALLVQVLVGSPHVAIGVLVMVSLLAIPLARRFPLVSAVTRADAGGVRGPDGQGGTDGPGGPA, from the coding sequence GTGCGTCAGGGCGATGGGAGCGCGGACGGAGTGAGTGCGGGCGAAGCGGGCGGGGTGCGGAGGGGTGAAGCGGGCGGTACCGTGCAGCCCGACCGCGGTGCGCAGGAGAAATCTCGCTGGAGCCTCATTTTCGGTTTTGCACTCGTCACCGCGGCGACGCAGGTGTTGTGGGTGACGTTCACCCCGATGACCACCCAGACAGCACAATGGTACCACGTGTCCGCTGGCGCAGTCGGCTGGCTGTCAGAAGTGTTTCCGCTGCTGTACGTGGTGCTTGCGCTGCCCTTCGGGGTCCTGACCGACCGTTGGTTTCGGGGATCGCTGGCAGTCGGCGCGACGTTGACCCTGGCCGGTGCACTCGTTCGCATCCTGCCGAGCTTCACATGGGCGCTCGTCGGGCAGATCGTCGTGTCGGTTGGGCAGCCCCTGGTCATCAACGCGATCAACAAAACCGCCGCCCGGTACGTGGCGCCGAATCAGCGCCCGACCGCGATCGCCGTGGGGTCCGCCAGTATGTTCCTCGGCATTTTCATCGCCATGCTGTCCGGCCCCCTCCTCCTGCCGCTGGGCATGCCGGTGGTGCTGTGGAGCCAGGGCCTGTTTGCGGTGGTCGGCGGCGTGTGGCTGCTGTGGGCGCTGCGGACACGCCCGACGTACGGCGAGCCGGTACAGAACGAGGTCGAGACGCCGAACGGAGAGCCCGCGCGGGAGCGGGCGGGCATCCGACAGGTCTTCGCCGATGCGTCGATCCGCACGCTCTGCCTCCTCCTGTTTGTCGGCTTCGGCTGGTTCATCGCCGTCACCACGTGGCTGCAGGTGCTCGTGGCAGGGCATGGGGTCGGCGATGTGCAGGTCGGGATCGCGCTGGCCATCATGACAGCCGCCGGCATTGCCGGTGCGGGCGCGCTCCCTGCGTGGGCGATTCGAACCGGGCGGTCGCGCCTCGTCGTCCAGTTCTCCCTCGCCTTCGCGGTGGCGAGCCTCCTTGCGATTTGGGTCGGACGTCCGTTCTGGCTGATGACCCTGCTGCTTGCGGCGGCGGGATTTCTCTTGCTCGCGGACCTGCCGATTGTGCTGTCCACGGTCGAGATTCACTGCCCGCCGAACCAAGTCGGCACCGCCAGCGGCCTGCTGCTGCTGTTCGGCAACCTGGGCGGCATCGTGTTGGCGTTGCTCGTGCAGGTGTTGGTGGGGAGTCCGCACGTGGCGATTGGCGTACTGGTGATGGTGAGTCTTCTGGCGATCCCGCTGGCCCGCCGCTTTCCACTGGTGTCTGCGGTAACGCGCGCCGATGCTGGCGGAGTGCGTGGGCCGGATGGGCAGGGCGGAACCGACGGGCCGGGTGGCCCAGCTTAA